Proteins from one Niallia circulans genomic window:
- the deoD gene encoding purine-nucleoside phosphorylase has translation MSVHIGAKENEIAETVLLPGDPLRAKYIAETFLENAVCYNEVRNMFGYTGTYKGKRISVQGTGMGAPSIAIYVNELMTSYNVQNLIRVGTCGAIQQDVKVRDVILAMSASTDSQMNRLTFGGVDYAPTANFDLLKKAYDAGIEKGLSLKVGNVFTADSFYNDNSELEKWAEYQILAIEMESAALYTLAAKFNRNALSVLTVSDHVLTGEETTAEERQTTFNEMIEVSLEAAIK, from the coding sequence ATGAGTGTACATATTGGAGCAAAAGAAAACGAAATCGCAGAAACGGTTCTTCTGCCTGGAGATCCTTTGCGAGCAAAATATATTGCAGAAACCTTTTTAGAAAATGCGGTTTGTTATAATGAAGTGCGCAACATGTTTGGATATACTGGTACATATAAAGGAAAAAGAATCTCTGTACAAGGGACAGGCATGGGAGCACCATCCATTGCCATTTATGTTAACGAATTAATGACTAGCTACAATGTCCAAAACCTAATAAGAGTTGGTACCTGTGGAGCAATTCAACAGGACGTTAAGGTTCGCGATGTTATCCTTGCTATGAGTGCATCAACGGATTCGCAAATGAACCGTCTAACGTTCGGCGGTGTTGATTATGCGCCGACAGCTAATTTTGATCTGCTTAAAAAAGCGTATGATGCAGGCATTGAGAAGGGGCTTTCCCTTAAGGTTGGAAATGTATTTACAGCAGATAGTTTCTATAATGACAACTCTGAGCTGGAAAAATGGGCGGAATATCAAATTCTTGCTATCGAGATGGAATCAGCTGCATTGTATACATTAGCAGCAAAATTCAATCGCAATGCATTATCCGTACTTACTGTCAGCGATCATGTACTGACTGGTGAAGAAACAACGGCTGAAGAAAGACAAACAACTTTCAATGAAATGATTGAAGTATCACTTGAAGCTGCAATAAAGTAA
- a CDS encoding M15 family metallopeptidase, producing the protein MKKLLLLLLFTFLLTGCSKLDGITDHIPFLNKEKESEETAVNNDNSGQTNDQDTVDSTEEELPWTLEAAFFNDIKVVDGRNIIQNPTNTVSLVNKSFGLPDGYAPEDLIRPEVQFSFGNQDIEKSYMRKEAAASLADMFNAAKKDEIILYAVSGYRSYDRQSVLYDAEIDKVGQKKAEEAVAYPGNSEHQTGLAMDISAKSVDFLLTEDFEDTKEGKWLKDNAHLYGYILRYPKGKEDITKYKFEPWHFRYVGEKSANDIYENNWTLEEYFEQVRKI; encoded by the coding sequence ATGAAAAAACTATTGCTGCTGCTGCTGTTTACTTTCCTTTTAACAGGATGCAGTAAATTGGATGGCATTACAGATCATATACCTTTCTTAAACAAAGAAAAGGAATCGGAAGAAACAGCCGTGAATAATGACAATTCTGGACAAACAAACGATCAAGATACGGTAGATAGTACAGAAGAAGAGCTTCCATGGACTTTAGAGGCTGCTTTTTTCAATGATATTAAGGTTGTGGATGGCAGAAACATCATCCAAAATCCAACCAATACAGTGTCATTAGTTAACAAAAGCTTTGGGCTGCCAGATGGATACGCACCTGAGGATCTTATCAGGCCAGAAGTTCAGTTTTCCTTTGGTAATCAGGATATAGAGAAAAGCTATATGAGAAAGGAAGCTGCTGCATCTTTAGCTGATATGTTCAATGCTGCCAAAAAGGACGAAATCATTCTTTATGCAGTATCAGGCTATCGTTCTTATGACCGTCAGTCCGTTTTGTATGATGCAGAGATTGACAAGGTTGGACAGAAGAAAGCGGAGGAAGCAGTCGCATATCCTGGTAACAGTGAACACCAGACAGGGTTAGCAATGGATATATCTGCTAAAAGTGTCGACTTCCTGCTTACAGAGGACTTCGAAGATACGAAAGAAGGCAAATGGCTAAAAGATAATGCACATCTTTATGGGTATATTCTTCGTTATCCGAAAGGAAAAGAGGATATTACTAAATATAAATTTGAGCCATGGCATTTCCGTTATGTCGGCGAAAAATCTGCAAACGATATATATGAAAACAATTGGACACTTGAAGAATATTTTGAACAGGTTAGAAAAATCTAA
- a CDS encoding S41 family peptidase, which translates to MKVVNYLENENNVNEETEKEAGDKDSSFIRIKKFHFVMLIFFTVILAAGITTVALAFGEEPAVTVGTDRSEFSKLYSAYDTIKDKYYQDVETEDLVNGAIDGMFTALDDPYSDYMNQEEATSFNESISSSFEGIGAEIQEKDDSIIVVSPIKGSPAEKAGIKPNDKILSVDGKSLQGMSSSEAVLLIRGKKGTTVSLEIERPGVEDTLKIDIVRDTIPIDTVYGELRKDGIAEIQITSFSADTAQELTDKLNEFKEKGMKGIVLDLRQNPGGLLTQVQAIANLFVPDGKVIFQVEHKNGKIEQVASDNENSNTLPLVVLIDEGSASASEILAGAVNQSADVPLVGVKSFGKGTVQSAIELSDGSNIKFTTDKWLTPNGSWIHEKGIEPTYKVELPSYAKLTVINPETKLKLDSNSNEVKSAQEMLNALGYKVDNANGYFDESTEEATKEFQEKEKLKVDGVITGDTTTKLMEKLSEKIQKNDTQMKKAIEILQEKLKK; encoded by the coding sequence ATGAAAGTGGTGAATTATTTGGAGAATGAAAACAACGTAAATGAAGAAACGGAAAAAGAAGCAGGCGATAAAGATTCCAGCTTTATCCGCATTAAGAAATTTCACTTTGTTATGCTTATCTTCTTTACTGTTATTTTGGCAGCTGGTATTACAACGGTTGCCTTGGCATTTGGTGAGGAGCCAGCGGTGACGGTAGGCACAGATCGAAGTGAATTTTCAAAGCTTTATTCAGCATATGATACTATCAAGGATAAATATTATCAGGATGTTGAAACAGAGGACCTCGTCAATGGAGCGATTGACGGCATGTTCACAGCACTAGATGATCCATATTCCGATTATATGAACCAAGAGGAAGCAACAAGCTTTAATGAAAGTATTTCTTCTTCCTTTGAAGGAATTGGAGCTGAAATTCAGGAAAAGGATGACAGCATCATTGTTGTATCACCAATTAAAGGCTCACCTGCAGAAAAAGCAGGAATTAAGCCGAATGACAAAATTTTAAGTGTTGATGGCAAGAGCTTGCAAGGGATGAGTTCATCTGAAGCAGTCCTTCTTATAAGAGGTAAAAAAGGGACAACGGTCAGCCTTGAAATTGAAAGACCTGGTGTTGAAGATACATTAAAAATTGATATTGTTAGGGATACAATTCCTATTGATACAGTATACGGAGAATTACGTAAGGACGGTATTGCTGAAATACAAATTACGAGCTTCTCCGCTGATACAGCACAAGAGCTTACAGATAAACTGAATGAGTTCAAGGAAAAAGGAATGAAGGGGATTGTACTTGACTTGAGACAAAATCCAGGCGGATTATTAACTCAGGTGCAAGCAATTGCCAATTTGTTTGTTCCAGACGGAAAGGTGATTTTCCAAGTCGAGCATAAGAATGGAAAAATCGAACAAGTCGCATCAGACAATGAAAATTCCAATACATTACCGCTAGTTGTATTGATTGATGAAGGCAGTGCCTCAGCTTCTGAAATACTCGCTGGAGCAGTTAATCAATCTGCGGACGTTCCATTAGTGGGTGTAAAATCCTTCGGTAAAGGAACAGTTCAAAGTGCAATAGAACTATCTGACGGAAGTAACATTAAGTTTACAACAGATAAATGGCTGACACCGAATGGCAGCTGGATTCATGAAAAAGGAATTGAGCCAACGTATAAGGTGGAGCTTCCAAGCTATGCGAAGCTGACAGTTATTAATCCAGAGACAAAGCTGAAGCTTGATTCAAATTCCAATGAAGTAAAGTCAGCGCAAGAAATGCTGAACGCGCTTGGCTATAAGGTCGACAACGCAAACGGCTACTTCGATGAGAGCACAGAAGAAGCAACTAAGGAATTCCAAGAGAAGGAAAAGTTAAAAGTTGACGGTGTAATTACTGGAGATACGACAACAAAGCTAATGGAAAAACTTAGTGAAAAGATCCAAAAAAACGATACACAAATGAAAAAAGCGATTGAAATACTGCAAGAAAAACTGAAAAAGTAA